One window from the genome of Hymenobacter sp. YIM 151858-1 encodes:
- a CDS encoding competence protein CoiA family protein — protein sequence MSTSLKLPYGLRNGQLWHISQVATGLACECTCPGCGALLVARNSVGNVKVAHFAHYQALECTTGLQTAIHLAAKDIIAQHKQLRLPGMAGYLSFTPAFWESFSFDARPYADELYDTLGFMGTEFTPSSYETDSYYSFPARLVTLDEVILEKRTGTIIPDIMVRIGTKWVLVEVAVTHFVDAEKRAKIRTMGLPAIEIDLSKVRRDIGLSDLEELIIRGEQQKQWLNNPELRRVVSQRRHRYFEKCRTEIERLHAEQLREEARQAAREQWRADQATKSPAERALAQQRRQEFYSKNYRSIMERIGGGLEIVHQIDDCPKAAHQLLDKPYADVERNCFNCQAFRGYDPDRTAIVCLYEYQQRKEPNH from the coding sequence GTGTCAACTTCTCTTAAGCTTCCTTATGGCCTTCGTAATGGTCAGCTCTGGCACATCAGCCAGGTAGCAACCGGGCTAGCCTGTGAGTGTACTTGTCCTGGCTGCGGCGCGCTGCTTGTGGCCCGTAACTCGGTTGGCAATGTAAAAGTGGCGCATTTTGCGCATTATCAGGCCCTGGAATGCACCACGGGCCTGCAAACAGCTATTCATTTAGCTGCCAAAGACATTATCGCGCAACACAAGCAATTGCGCCTACCGGGAATGGCGGGGTATTTATCCTTCACCCCGGCCTTTTGGGAGAGCTTTTCATTTGATGCACGGCCCTATGCTGATGAGCTATATGATACCCTGGGTTTTATGGGTACTGAGTTTACGCCCAGTAGCTACGAGACCGATAGCTACTATAGCTTTCCAGCTCGACTCGTCACATTGGACGAAGTAATCTTGGAAAAACGCACCGGAACTATCATTCCAGATATCATGGTGCGTATCGGTACCAAATGGGTGCTAGTGGAAGTAGCCGTTACGCACTTTGTAGACGCAGAAAAACGGGCAAAAATCCGGACGATGGGCCTACCGGCTATCGAAATAGATTTGAGTAAGGTTCGGCGTGACATCGGCCTGAGTGACTTGGAAGAACTGATAATTCGCGGTGAGCAGCAAAAGCAATGGCTCAACAACCCGGAATTGCGGCGGGTGGTGAGCCAGCGGCGGCACCGCTATTTTGAGAAATGCCGGACCGAGATAGAGCGCCTGCATGCCGAACAGCTGCGTGAAGAAGCCCGCCAAGCGGCTCGCGAGCAGTGGCGTGCAGACCAGGCCACTAAGTCACCGGCCGAGCGTGCCTTGGCTCAGCAGCGCCGGCAAGAATTCTACAGTAAGAACTACCGCTCTATCATGGAGCGCATTGGGGGCGGCCTGGAAATAGTACATCAAATTGACGACTGCCCCAAAGCGGCTCACCAGCTTTTGGATAAACCTTACGCCGACGTGGAGCGAAATTGCTTCAACTGCCAGGCATTCCGGGGCTATGACCCCGACCGCACCGCTATCGTGTGTCTATATGAATATCAACAGCGAAAGGAACCAAACCACTAA
- a CDS encoding tyrosine-type recombinase/integrase has product MSTELARIPDQPQALGSQLATAADNVARYLKLGLEGADNTVLAYSADLKSFGEYCALHGLCPLPADVATVARYAADLADIPRKLSTIKRHLAAIHKHHQLRGYPSPVHSDELALVLEGITRALGKRQKQAPAFTVDELKECIRRLDVTTTAGLRDRALLLLGFAGAFRRSELVALNVEHLEFTERALIVHLPKSKTNQAGDAEDKAVFYASTASFCPVRSTRAWVHQLGRSTGPLFVSLKRGKEKGNAQPTQKRLSALRVNGLVQLHLNHDEEGHKIAEKNYSAHSLRVSFITVSVLRGQSNRFIKNQTKQKTDAMIDRYSRLDDVVSFNAAQNLGL; this is encoded by the coding sequence ATGAGCACCGAACTCGCCCGAATTCCCGACCAGCCGCAGGCACTGGGGTCGCAACTCGCCACCGCAGCCGACAACGTGGCCCGCTACCTGAAGCTCGGCCTGGAAGGCGCTGACAACACGGTGCTCGCGTACTCGGCCGACCTGAAAAGCTTCGGGGAATATTGCGCGCTCCACGGGCTGTGCCCGCTGCCAGCCGACGTGGCCACCGTGGCCCGGTACGCGGCCGACCTGGCCGACATCCCGCGCAAGCTCTCGACCATCAAACGTCACTTGGCGGCCATCCACAAGCACCATCAGCTGCGCGGCTACCCGTCGCCGGTGCACTCGGACGAGCTGGCCCTGGTACTCGAAGGCATCACCCGCGCACTGGGCAAGCGCCAGAAGCAGGCACCGGCCTTTACCGTCGACGAGCTCAAGGAGTGCATCCGACGCCTGGACGTGACGACCACGGCCGGGCTGCGTGACCGGGCCCTGCTACTGCTGGGCTTCGCCGGCGCCTTCCGCCGCTCCGAGCTCGTAGCCCTGAACGTGGAGCACCTAGAGTTTACCGAGCGGGCGCTAATCGTGCACCTGCCCAAAAGCAAAACCAACCAGGCCGGTGACGCTGAGGACAAGGCGGTGTTCTACGCCTCCACCGCGAGTTTCTGCCCGGTGCGCAGCACCCGGGCCTGGGTGCATCAGCTGGGCCGTAGCACGGGGCCATTGTTCGTATCGCTTAAGCGCGGCAAGGAAAAGGGCAATGCGCAGCCTACGCAGAAGCGGCTATCAGCCCTTAGGGTAAACGGATTAGTGCAGTTGCACCTGAACCACGACGAGGAAGGACACAAGATTGCTGAGAAGAATTACTCGGCTCATTCCCTACGTGTCTCCTTCATTACGGTGTCCGTGCTGCGTGGCCAGTCTAACCGGTTCATTAAGAATCAAACGAAGCAGAAGACGGATGCGATGATTGACCGCTACTCGCGCCTAGACGATGTAGTTAGCTTCAATGCAGCCCAAAACCTGGGCTTGTAG
- a CDS encoding toxin-antitoxin system YwqK family antitoxin has product MAKNYSLLFLLLIICTTALAQRPKPAAATLPPADTVYFDRDWERTETLEEVAYARIARHDAAGKTIGTVRDYYFPSWKKQWEGKLASENPDKPTGLCCGWHENGQVSFRGTYVNGAQQADFRSWHDDGREIKCASVMQDALPLSNATIHCSNCMHSSRKVFTVDLPAGTVGIVYKLDVRDEGQPPISWSTALAVAAVAGSGGAAAPALLSTAATALTKQGNNAPPTVSTKCHWYITPDENAAQQFLATKGTISRDKLCFRAAENTPQETRPMAVPAGTRRLYVCVNNDNYTTDATATLSVSALVQDCK; this is encoded by the coding sequence ATGGCCAAAAACTACTCGCTGCTTTTTCTACTCCTTATTATATGTACCACAGCGCTGGCCCAGCGGCCCAAGCCAGCCGCTGCTACGTTGCCCCCGGCCGATACCGTTTACTTCGACCGCGACTGGGAGCGTACCGAAACACTGGAGGAAGTGGCCTACGCCCGCATTGCCCGCCACGACGCGGCCGGCAAAACCATCGGCACCGTGCGCGACTACTACTTTCCGTCGTGGAAAAAGCAGTGGGAGGGCAAACTGGCGTCGGAGAATCCGGATAAGCCCACGGGCCTGTGCTGCGGCTGGCACGAGAACGGCCAGGTCAGCTTTCGCGGCACCTACGTGAACGGCGCGCAGCAAGCCGACTTTCGGAGCTGGCACGACGACGGGCGCGAAATCAAGTGCGCTTCCGTCATGCAGGACGCGCTGCCGCTGAGCAACGCCACCATTCACTGCAGCAACTGCATGCACTCCAGCCGGAAGGTGTTCACCGTGGACCTGCCCGCGGGCACGGTGGGTATTGTCTACAAGCTCGACGTGCGCGACGAAGGTCAACCGCCCATTTCCTGGTCAACGGCGCTGGCGGTGGCCGCCGTGGCCGGCAGTGGCGGCGCGGCCGCCCCGGCGCTGCTGAGCACCGCCGCCACGGCCCTCACCAAGCAGGGCAACAACGCTCCGCCCACAGTCAGCACCAAATGCCATTGGTACATCACCCCCGACGAAAATGCTGCCCAGCAGTTTCTGGCTACCAAAGGCACCATCAGCCGGGACAAGCTGTGCTTTCGGGCGGCGGAAAACACGCCCCAGGAAACCCGGCCCATGGCGGTGCCGGCGGGTACCCGGCGGCTGTACGTGTGCGTGAATAACGATAATTACACCACCGACGCCACGGCTACACTGAGCGTGAGTGCCCTGGTGCAGGATTGTAAGTGA